The proteins below are encoded in one region of Aquisphaera giovannonii:
- the hpnE gene encoding hydroxysqualene dehydroxylase HpnE produces the protein MTIELPAPPHPTTPLPPPPHVAIAGGGLAGLAAAAALADRGLRITLLESRPRLGGRASSFVDPATGEKVDNCQHVSMRCCTNLADFCRRVGIDGLFRTEPAVTFLGPAGKVSRLAAGILPAPLHLAGSFLRARYLGPVEKLRVGYGLARLALDRGDEAGRGESFAGWLLRHGQTPRTMDLFWSTVLVSALNERLDRMDVGHARKVFVDGFLATKHGFEMELPLVPLGELYGSRLEDWLSVHGVDVRLTTGVKEVEVDDEGALRGMRLRSGELVAADFVVVAVPFDRVRSLLPESAAERIEGLDRIGQMESSPITGVHLWFDRAVCPFDHVVLPGRLVQWVFNHTAIQGRPAAGPDGGQYLQIVISASYDLLGKGRDEIREAVLADLAEVWPVVKDARLIRSWVVTEHGATFAVRPGVEAIRPPQRTAVDGLFLAGDWTDTGWPATMEGAVRSGYAAAQGILADLQRPERLIRRELEPDRFARWLLGEGPARRSAIPPARVPW, from the coding sequence ATGACGATCGAGCTCCCCGCGCCCCCCCATCCGACGACTCCCCTCCCCCCCCCTCCGCACGTCGCCATCGCGGGCGGTGGGCTCGCCGGCCTGGCGGCGGCCGCCGCGCTCGCCGACCGCGGGCTCCGCATCACGCTGCTGGAGAGCCGCCCGAGGCTCGGGGGACGCGCCAGCTCGTTCGTGGACCCGGCGACCGGCGAGAAGGTCGACAACTGCCAACACGTGAGCATGCGATGCTGCACGAACCTCGCGGATTTCTGCCGTCGCGTGGGGATCGACGGCCTCTTCCGCACCGAGCCGGCCGTCACCTTCCTCGGCCCCGCGGGGAAGGTGTCCCGCCTCGCCGCCGGCATCCTGCCGGCCCCGCTGCACCTGGCCGGGAGCTTCCTCCGCGCCCGCTACCTGGGCCCGGTCGAGAAGCTCCGCGTGGGCTACGGACTGGCCCGGCTGGCCCTGGATCGGGGGGATGAGGCCGGCCGCGGCGAGTCCTTCGCGGGCTGGCTCCTGCGTCACGGCCAGACGCCCCGGACGATGGACCTCTTCTGGTCCACCGTCCTGGTCTCCGCCCTCAACGAGCGACTCGACCGGATGGACGTCGGGCACGCGCGTAAGGTCTTCGTGGACGGCTTCCTGGCCACGAAGCACGGGTTCGAGATGGAGCTCCCGCTCGTCCCGCTTGGGGAGCTGTACGGGTCCAGGCTGGAGGACTGGCTGAGTGTCCACGGCGTCGACGTCCGCCTCACCACGGGGGTCAAGGAGGTGGAAGTCGACGACGAGGGGGCGCTGCGGGGCATGCGGCTACGCTCCGGCGAGCTGGTCGCCGCCGACTTCGTGGTCGTGGCCGTCCCATTCGATCGGGTGCGCTCGCTGCTGCCCGAATCGGCCGCGGAGCGGATCGAGGGCCTCGACCGCATCGGGCAGATGGAATCGTCCCCCATCACGGGGGTCCATCTCTGGTTCGATCGGGCCGTCTGTCCGTTCGACCACGTCGTCCTCCCCGGCAGGCTCGTGCAGTGGGTCTTCAACCACACGGCGATCCAGGGTCGCCCGGCGGCCGGGCCGGATGGCGGCCAGTACTTGCAGATCGTGATCAGCGCGTCGTACGACCTGCTGGGCAAGGGGCGTGATGAGATCCGCGAGGCCGTCCTCGCCGACCTGGCCGAGGTCTGGCCGGTGGTGAAGGACGCCCGGCTGATCCGCTCCTGGGTCGTGACGGAGCACGGCGCGACCTTCGCGGTCCGCCCGGGCGTCGAGGCGATCCGGCCGCCGCAGCGGACCGCCGTGGACGGCCTCTTCCTGGCCGGCGACTGGACCGACACCGGATGGCCGGCGACCATGGAGGGGGCCGTGCGGAGCGGTTACGCCGCGGCCCAGGGCATCCTGGCCGACCTCCAGAGGCCGGAACGGCTGATCCGGCGCGAGCTCGAGCCCGACCGGTTCGCGCGGTGGCTGTTGGGCGAAGGCCCCGCCCGCCGATCCGCCATTCCCCCGGCCCGCGTCCCGTGGTAA
- a CDS encoding tetratricopeptide repeat protein, giving the protein MPIRPCAAFLGLALICLLPAGGVASAQESPSRPSGAARRQIPDDLALAHGLFRQRKFDLAAEEYEKFLGTGPSRADADDARFGLASARLFQGRYKEARRAFRDFLDKAPDHPRARTAWYRLGELGYMLGDLDAARAALESFVADPAKHANLETAWTYLGDVRLGLGDLRAARDAYERSLALFPNGPLADRARYGIGRALSDLGETDAAVKAFAELAARKNDDWSDRAYFQMARVQAAAGRHAEAVKSLEDLARRAPRSSLKHEADLLRAEELIQLGRGPEADPLLRPLAAEAGEPLAPRAALVLATSLLGREEADAARRLLDAAVEKFPRSPLAPALIFRSGEALAKQGKVDEARRRFAKVADWTPPDEWSDDALSRAARLAVEARDHDEAIRLARSFSDRFADSPLTNEVMVTESRALIETGRASEAVKILEPLVGLDGDGSLPKDTPAAGGRLSPATAAAARFDLVRAYREAKHPEKASALLGKMAGAGATPLAAEAQFLVGQDLAEKGRHAEAIGPLMAYLQANPRGDVADAALAQLAAAQASTGKLDDAEKSLADLATRFPRSKGLAPTRLRIAEADADAGRDAHAADLFRLILSGKASEAGPNSPQEVDPAILGRARLGLARALWKLDRPAEAAPFFADYLKGSAKDAAAPAAALDLAAVLAASGRTQDAIEAYRSLADAYPQSPQRPRADLARARLLVSSGHPKEGAEVYAAILAAGPRPSGPDATGGASADLLAELGWALIEARQSQEADAAFERLLKEHPTSPRALEARFNLAESASEAGQPRRVLEILEPATAAKAGGTAPSGAADRFLPLILYRKARTQAELDDWAGASATAERLNREYPSHPRAREARFLGAEAALRLGRAEAAEAEFAALEAQPEAKGAADPDGLSRLIRERHVQSLLGVKRWKDALDRAEALKKELPATDPALADLDLARGRALLGLGRPDDARNAFQAVIAARKGSELAAQALLLRGETYFHQDRFREALAEYLKVDALYDAPRWEAAALLEAGKVYERLQQWADAAETYDRLCKDARFRDDPHASEAKARLEAARRRGASRP; this is encoded by the coding sequence TTGCCGATCCGCCCATGCGCCGCGTTCCTCGGCCTCGCGCTGATCTGCCTCCTCCCGGCCGGCGGGGTCGCTTCGGCACAGGAGAGCCCATCGCGGCCGTCCGGTGCCGCCCGACGGCAGATCCCGGATGACCTGGCCCTCGCACACGGGCTCTTCCGGCAGCGCAAGTTCGACCTGGCCGCGGAGGAGTATGAGAAGTTCCTGGGAACCGGCCCGTCCCGCGCCGACGCCGACGACGCCCGATTCGGGCTGGCGAGCGCCCGCCTGTTCCAGGGGCGCTACAAGGAGGCGAGGCGGGCGTTCCGCGACTTCCTCGACAAGGCGCCGGACCACCCCCGGGCGAGGACGGCCTGGTATCGACTCGGCGAGCTGGGCTACATGCTCGGCGACCTCGACGCGGCGCGGGCGGCCCTGGAAAGCTTCGTGGCGGACCCGGCCAAGCACGCCAACCTGGAGACGGCCTGGACCTATCTCGGGGATGTTCGCCTCGGCCTCGGGGACCTCCGGGCCGCGCGGGACGCCTACGAGCGCTCCCTGGCCCTCTTCCCGAACGGGCCGCTGGCGGATCGCGCCCGCTACGGCATCGGGCGTGCTCTCTCCGACCTGGGCGAGACGGATGCCGCGGTGAAGGCGTTCGCCGAGCTGGCCGCGCGGAAGAACGACGACTGGAGCGACCGCGCCTACTTCCAGATGGCCAGGGTTCAGGCCGCGGCCGGCCGTCATGCGGAGGCCGTGAAATCGCTCGAAGACCTCGCCCGCCGGGCTCCCCGTAGTTCCCTGAAGCACGAGGCGGACCTGCTCCGCGCGGAGGAACTCATCCAACTCGGTCGCGGCCCGGAGGCGGACCCGCTGCTGCGCCCCCTCGCGGCGGAGGCCGGCGAACCGCTGGCGCCCCGCGCTGCGCTGGTGCTGGCCACGTCGCTCCTGGGACGCGAGGAGGCCGACGCCGCGAGGCGCCTGCTCGACGCGGCGGTCGAGAAGTTCCCCCGATCGCCGCTCGCTCCCGCCCTGATCTTCCGATCCGGCGAGGCACTGGCCAAGCAGGGCAAGGTCGACGAGGCGCGGAGACGATTCGCCAAGGTGGCGGACTGGACGCCGCCGGACGAGTGGTCGGACGACGCCCTCTCGAGGGCGGCCCGCCTGGCCGTGGAGGCCCGCGATCACGACGAGGCCATCCGACTCGCGAGGTCCTTCTCCGACCGTTTCGCCGACAGCCCGCTCACGAACGAGGTCATGGTCACGGAGTCGCGGGCGTTGATCGAAACCGGCCGCGCGTCGGAAGCCGTGAAGATCCTCGAGCCCCTGGTCGGCCTCGACGGCGACGGCAGCCTCCCGAAGGATACGCCGGCCGCGGGCGGGCGCCTCTCGCCCGCCACGGCGGCGGCCGCGCGATTCGACCTGGTGAGGGCCTATCGCGAGGCGAAGCACCCGGAGAAGGCGTCCGCCTTGCTGGGGAAGATGGCCGGGGCCGGGGCGACGCCGCTGGCGGCCGAGGCCCAGTTCCTCGTCGGGCAGGACCTCGCCGAGAAGGGCCGACATGCCGAGGCGATCGGGCCGCTGATGGCCTACCTGCAGGCCAACCCGCGGGGCGACGTCGCCGACGCGGCCCTCGCGCAGCTCGCCGCGGCGCAGGCCTCGACGGGGAAGCTCGACGACGCCGAGAAGTCCCTCGCCGACCTGGCGACGCGATTCCCTCGGAGCAAGGGCCTGGCGCCGACGCGACTCCGGATCGCCGAGGCCGATGCGGACGCGGGCCGAGACGCCCATGCGGCCGATCTTTTCCGCCTCATCCTCTCCGGCAAGGCGAGCGAGGCCGGCCCGAATTCTCCGCAGGAGGTCGACCCGGCGATCCTGGGGCGAGCTCGACTCGGCCTGGCGCGGGCCCTGTGGAAGCTCGATCGGCCCGCCGAGGCGGCCCCCTTCTTCGCGGATTATCTGAAGGGCTCGGCGAAGGACGCCGCGGCCCCCGCGGCGGCACTCGACCTGGCCGCCGTGCTCGCCGCATCGGGCAGGACGCAGGATGCGATCGAGGCCTACCGCTCGCTGGCGGACGCCTACCCCCAATCGCCCCAGCGACCTCGGGCCGATCTCGCCCGCGCCCGGCTCCTCGTGTCGTCGGGCCATCCGAAAGAGGGCGCTGAGGTCTACGCGGCGATCCTCGCGGCCGGCCCCAGGCCGTCGGGCCCGGACGCGACGGGTGGGGCATCGGCAGACCTCCTCGCCGAGCTCGGCTGGGCGCTCATCGAGGCGCGGCAATCCCAGGAGGCGGACGCCGCGTTCGAGCGCCTCCTGAAGGAGCACCCGACGAGCCCCAGGGCCCTGGAAGCCCGATTCAACCTCGCGGAGTCGGCCAGCGAGGCCGGCCAGCCTCGGCGCGTCCTCGAGATCCTCGAGCCGGCGACCGCGGCGAAGGCCGGCGGCACCGCCCCGTCCGGGGCGGCCGACCGGTTCCTGCCGCTGATCCTCTACCGCAAGGCTCGCACCCAGGCGGAGCTGGACGATTGGGCGGGGGCGTCCGCCACGGCGGAGCGGTTGAACCGCGAGTATCCGTCGCACCCCCGGGCTCGAGAGGCCAGGTTCCTGGGCGCCGAGGCGGCCTTGCGGCTCGGCCGCGCCGAGGCCGCGGAGGCGGAATTCGCCGCGCTCGAAGCCCAGCCCGAGGCGAAGGGGGCCGCCGACCCGGATGGGCTGTCCCGACTCATCCGCGAGCGCCACGTCCAGAGCCTCCTGGGCGTGAAGCGGTGGAAAGACGCCCTGGATCGCGCGGAAGCCCTCAAGAAGGAGCTCCCCGCCACCGACCCGGCCCTGGCCGACCTGGACCTCGCCCGCGGCCGCGCCTTGCTCGGGCTAGGGAGGCCGGACGACGCGAGGAACGCGTTCCAGGCCGTGATCGCCGCCCGGAAGGGGAGCGAGCTGGCGGCCCAGGCCCTCCTCCTGCGGGGCGAGACCTACTTCCACCAGGACCGGTTCCGCGAGGCGCTCGCGGAGTATCTGAAGGTGGATGCCCTTTACGACGCGCCCCGATGGGAGGCCGCCGCCCTGCTCGAGGCCGGGAAGGTCTACGAGCGGCTCCAGCAGTGGGCCGATGCGGCTGAGACGTACGATCGGCTCTGCAAGGACGCGCGCTTCCGCGACGATCCCCACGCCTCCGAGGCGAAGGCACGCCTCGAGGCCGCGCGACGTCGCGGCGCGTCGCGACCCTAG
- a CDS encoding phytoene/squalene synthase family protein, protein MTGDGALAASYAFCDRLARREARNFYPAFRLLPADRRRSMCALYAFMRHTDDLADGPGTEATKVEALEGWSRTLDDALAGGSGQWPGLPALADAVSRHDIPAHLLHDVIRGVSMDIRPRPFATFEDLAEYCYLVASVVGLCCIHIWGFRSEGGRAERLAEGCGIALQLTNILRDLREDARGGRVYLPADDMARFGVTAEDLLADRPSERLRELIAFEASRAYSFYEQSRDLVPLVDAPGRPVLVTISGIYRALLDEIVRRDYNVLERRVRVPAWRKAAIALASLRTRFLRPPATRIQTPVP, encoded by the coding sequence GTGACCGGCGACGGGGCGCTCGCCGCGAGCTACGCGTTCTGCGACCGCCTCGCCCGCCGCGAGGCCAGGAATTTCTACCCGGCCTTCCGCCTCCTCCCGGCGGACCGTCGCCGGTCCATGTGCGCGCTGTACGCCTTCATGCGGCACACGGACGACCTGGCGGACGGGCCGGGTACCGAGGCAACCAAGGTGGAGGCGCTCGAGGGATGGAGCCGGACTCTGGACGACGCGCTCGCCGGCGGATCGGGCCAATGGCCGGGCCTGCCGGCGCTCGCGGACGCCGTCTCCCGGCACGACATCCCGGCCCACCTGCTCCACGATGTCATCCGCGGGGTCTCGATGGACATCCGGCCCAGGCCGTTCGCGACCTTCGAGGACCTGGCGGAATACTGCTACCTGGTCGCCTCCGTCGTCGGCCTCTGCTGCATCCACATCTGGGGCTTCCGCTCCGAGGGGGGCCGGGCCGAGCGGCTGGCCGAGGGCTGCGGCATCGCCCTCCAGCTCACGAATATCCTCCGGGACCTCCGCGAGGATGCGAGGGGCGGCCGAGTCTACCTGCCCGCGGACGACATGGCCCGCTTCGGCGTGACCGCCGAGGACCTCCTGGCGGACCGGCCCAGCGAGCGCCTGCGGGAGTTGATCGCGTTCGAGGCGTCCCGCGCGTACTCATTCTACGAGCAGTCCCGAGACCTGGTCCCGCTGGTCGACGCGCCCGGCCGGCCCGTGCTCGTGACGATCTCCGGCATCTACCGGGCCCTGCTCGACGAGATCGTCCGGCGCGACTACAACGTGCTGGAGCGGCGGGTCCGCGTGCCCGCCTGGAGGAAGGCCGCCATCGCCCTTGCATCCCTACGCACCCGGTTCCTCCGGCCCCCCGCGACACGGATCCAGACCCCGGTCCCATGA
- a CDS encoding protein-tyrosine phosphatase family protein — MTRPPAPGWRSRLWPWLVLAASVVPAVWYVLDFESDVDPEFPRVVRPTFNAYPPPAYRFAEAGDTIDHVAVYVSSAALVLSAWGVARGPVRRLWLAALALSIAGFWHAATPGPLVDGWHGLGWRNLWNPAAPTGLRLALGAAACLLAVAAALGLSGISPSRAWEAAKGRGILGLLIAAGLLMIARQLSWIDREPFGFWPRWAYVWGLLAWALALVRVVPAAPPGWSRAAIVGGMVVASLSLDVTGRGLFRYQRPLQRLREIVPGRIYLSAMPTYEGLALAQQRHHFKTIINLFPEFTKERSERLPDELRFVRDHGLAYIGNEPTDDPTGEEFIARTLEVAKDPAAWPILVHCHASMDRSPAWVGLYRFAIQGWPLADAIREIEVHRGLRPKASVTLLYNRMIPRLAPDRASKDPTVSLLRQCAAGVPDPVAARSRLAGGPKDRPDDPPPPRR, encoded by the coding sequence ATGACGCGCCCCCCTGCGCCAGGATGGCGATCGCGGCTGTGGCCCTGGCTCGTGCTCGCCGCGTCGGTCGTGCCGGCGGTCTGGTACGTGCTCGACTTCGAATCCGACGTCGACCCCGAGTTCCCCCGGGTCGTCCGGCCGACGTTCAACGCGTATCCGCCCCCCGCCTACCGGTTCGCCGAGGCGGGCGACACGATCGATCACGTCGCGGTCTACGTCTCCTCGGCCGCGTTGGTCCTCTCCGCCTGGGGCGTCGCGCGCGGCCCGGTCCGCCGGCTCTGGCTCGCGGCCCTTGCGCTCTCGATCGCGGGATTCTGGCACGCGGCGACGCCGGGGCCCCTCGTGGATGGCTGGCACGGGCTCGGCTGGAGGAATCTCTGGAACCCCGCCGCCCCGACGGGCCTGAGGCTGGCGCTCGGCGCGGCCGCCTGCCTGCTGGCGGTGGCGGCCGCCCTCGGACTGTCGGGCATCTCCCCAAGCCGGGCCTGGGAGGCGGCAAAGGGGCGTGGCATCCTCGGCCTGCTGATCGCCGCCGGCCTGCTCATGATCGCCCGCCAGCTATCCTGGATCGATCGCGAGCCGTTCGGCTTCTGGCCCCGCTGGGCCTACGTCTGGGGACTGCTCGCCTGGGCGCTGGCGCTGGTCCGGGTCGTGCCGGCCGCACCGCCGGGATGGTCGCGTGCTGCGATCGTCGGAGGCATGGTGGTGGCGTCGCTGTCGCTCGATGTCACGGGCCGAGGCCTCTTCCGCTACCAGCGGCCCTTGCAGCGGCTGAGGGAGATCGTGCCGGGGCGCATCTACCTGAGCGCGATGCCCACGTACGAGGGCCTCGCGTTGGCCCAGCAACGCCACCACTTCAAGACGATCATCAACCTCTTCCCCGAGTTCACGAAGGAGCGGAGCGAACGCCTGCCGGACGAGCTCCGGTTCGTCCGCGATCACGGGCTCGCGTACATCGGCAACGAGCCGACCGACGACCCGACGGGCGAGGAGTTCATCGCCCGCACCCTGGAGGTCGCGAAGGATCCCGCGGCCTGGCCGATCCTGGTCCACTGCCACGCGAGCATGGACCGCTCTCCCGCATGGGTGGGCCTCTATCGCTTCGCCATCCAGGGATGGCCGCTGGCCGACGCCATCCGCGAGATCGAGGTCCACCGCGGCCTGCGGCCTAAGGCGTCCGTCACGCTCCTGTACAACCGGATGATCCCGAGGCTGGCCCCCGACCGGGCCTCCAAGGATCCCACGGTCTCCCTGCTCCGCCAGTGCGCCGCGGGCGTACCCGATCCGGTCGCGGCGAGGTCCCGTCTTGCCGGCGGCCCGAAGGACAGGCCCGACGATCCCCCGCCACCCCGTAGGTGA
- a CDS encoding glutathione peroxidase has protein sequence MLYSIAALVAPAAAAALFAVAWPAPCLAQQTSKEPASVLDFTVKDIEGNEVPLSKFKGKVLLIVNTASQCGYTPQYKQLQEVYQKYRDQGFEILAFPANEFANQEPGTDKEIKQFCSANYKVSFPLFSKIVVKGEGIHPLYAFLTSPAKDAKYAGEIPWNFAKFLVDRKGEVIGRFEPKAKPDSAELTSAIEKALSEK, from the coding sequence GTGCTCTATTCGATCGCCGCCCTGGTCGCGCCAGCCGCCGCGGCCGCCCTCTTCGCCGTGGCCTGGCCCGCCCCCTGTCTCGCACAGCAGACCTCGAAGGAGCCCGCCTCCGTCCTCGACTTCACCGTCAAGGACATCGAAGGCAACGAGGTTCCCCTCTCCAAGTTCAAGGGCAAGGTCCTGCTGATCGTCAACACGGCCAGCCAGTGCGGCTACACGCCGCAATACAAGCAGCTCCAGGAGGTCTATCAGAAGTATAGGGACCAAGGATTCGAGATCCTGGCGTTCCCGGCGAACGAATTCGCCAACCAGGAGCCGGGGACCGACAAGGAGATCAAGCAGTTCTGCAGCGCGAACTACAAGGTGAGCTTCCCGCTGTTCTCGAAGATCGTGGTCAAGGGCGAAGGCATCCATCCCCTCTACGCCTTCCTGACGAGCCCGGCGAAGGATGCCAAGTACGCCGGCGAGATCCCCTGGAATTTTGCCAAGTTCCTGGTCGATCGCAAGGGTGAGGTGATCGGCCGCTTCGAGCCCAAGGCGAAGCCGGACTCCGCCGAGTTGACCTCGGCGATCGAGAAGGCGCTCTCCGAGAAGTAA
- a CDS encoding thiamine phosphate synthase, which yields MYEAMTPGAQRVLTHAQARARQRNGTAVEPVDLLAGLVDEEESLAAELLTRFGLDPTAILKSLGLQAGGGSDEPAVGAALPGPPDSASLPAPLPLSSDSKSALDHAASRARLRDRGADVGTEHLLAGLLSAPSTQLADRLGPELQLAPLRDHLEHAFDPPAEPIAPLEGMPPLDLSDPVRSVEIARILDASANRAREGLRVAEDYVRFVLDDPGLTRRLKEVRHRLAEALRGFDVDLLIGSRDTRGDVGTHIMTHSEGVRENPRAVLTANFKRAAEALRTLEEYGKLVDVWVAGRFEVLRYDVYTLEKLTLSAIQAYRGLGDARLMVLVGGLRTLGDLTWIVGEALAGGADVIQLREKGLPDRELLSRAREVRILTAQAKARFILNDRPDLARLASADGVHLGQDDVSVRDARRIVGPNMLIGVSTHDRPQLDAAILSGAGYLGVGPVFPSATKDFAEPELAGLAHVRAAAEATSLPWFAIGGITPENVDRVIEGGATRIAVSASVVRADRPRLAAARLRARLEGREYGEDPETADVDDGDR from the coding sequence ATGTACGAGGCAATGACACCGGGGGCCCAGCGGGTGCTCACCCACGCCCAGGCCCGGGCCAGGCAGAGGAACGGCACGGCCGTGGAGCCGGTCGACCTGCTCGCCGGCCTCGTCGATGAGGAGGAGAGCCTGGCCGCGGAGCTCCTAACCAGGTTCGGCCTGGACCCGACGGCGATCCTGAAGTCCCTGGGGCTTCAGGCCGGCGGCGGATCGGACGAACCGGCGGTGGGGGCCGCCCTGCCCGGGCCCCCTGATTCGGCGTCCCTCCCCGCACCGTTGCCGCTCTCCAGCGACTCGAAGTCCGCCCTGGACCACGCCGCCTCGCGGGCCCGCTTGCGCGACCGCGGCGCGGACGTCGGTACGGAGCACCTCCTCGCCGGCCTGCTCTCGGCGCCCTCCACGCAGCTCGCCGACCGGCTCGGCCCCGAGCTCCAGCTCGCGCCGCTCCGCGACCACCTCGAGCATGCGTTCGATCCGCCGGCCGAGCCGATCGCACCCCTCGAGGGCATGCCCCCGCTCGACCTCTCGGATCCGGTCCGGTCGGTCGAGATCGCCCGGATCCTCGACGCATCCGCCAACCGGGCGCGCGAGGGGCTGCGCGTGGCCGAGGATTACGTGCGTTTCGTCCTCGACGATCCGGGCCTCACCCGCCGCCTCAAGGAGGTCCGCCATCGGCTGGCCGAGGCACTCCGGGGGTTCGACGTGGACCTACTCATCGGCTCGCGAGATACCCGCGGGGACGTCGGCACGCACATCATGACCCACTCGGAGGGCGTTCGCGAGAACCCGCGCGCCGTGCTGACGGCGAACTTCAAGCGCGCCGCCGAGGCCCTCCGGACGCTCGAGGAGTACGGCAAGCTCGTCGACGTCTGGGTCGCCGGCCGGTTCGAAGTCCTGCGATACGACGTGTATACCCTGGAGAAGCTGACGCTCTCGGCCATCCAGGCCTACCGCGGCCTGGGCGACGCGAGGCTGATGGTCCTCGTCGGCGGCCTGCGGACGCTCGGCGACCTGACCTGGATCGTCGGCGAGGCCCTCGCGGGGGGGGCGGACGTGATCCAGCTCCGGGAGAAGGGCCTGCCCGACCGGGAGCTGCTCAGCCGGGCCAGGGAGGTGCGCATCCTCACCGCCCAGGCGAAGGCCCGGTTCATCCTGAACGACCGGCCCGACCTCGCCCGCCTGGCGTCGGCGGACGGCGTCCACCTGGGCCAGGACGACGTCTCGGTCCGCGACGCCCGCCGCATCGTGGGGCCGAACATGCTCATCGGCGTCTCCACCCACGACCGTCCGCAGCTCGACGCGGCGATCCTCTCCGGGGCCGGATATCTGGGGGTCGGGCCCGTCTTCCCGAGCGCGACGAAGGACTTCGCCGAGCCGGAGCTGGCGGGCCTCGCCCACGTGCGGGCCGCGGCCGAGGCGACGTCGCTCCCCTGGTTCGCCATCGGGGGCATCACGCCGGAGAACGTGGATCGCGTGATCGAGGGCGGGGCCACGCGGATCGCCGTCAGCGCCTCGGTCGTCCGCGCGGATCGCCCTCGGCTCGCCGCGGCCAGGCTCAGGGCGAGGCTGGAAGGACGCGAGTACGGCGAAGATCCCGAGACGGCGGACGTCGACGATGGGGACCGATGA
- a CDS encoding protein kinase family protein, whose product MAASTDGRTQGKTVKSRPRWLRALGADSPPGELEIGGRAHALREVFKHDSWAATALYEGPGGRLRIVKLHRRAPLVFLPMRWVGRWTARNEIRLLERLGELDGIPALAGAVTHGGGPPLDNAVAREFLEGHPLGAREAVPDAFFPRLRALLDEMHARRAVYVDLHKRENIIVGEASQPCLIDFQISLLWPSWMPKGALFRIFAGSDDYHLMKHWSRCRPDQCGIDPEDFRSRIPWWIRAHRFVARPVRELRRRILVRVGVRSGKGRVETEAFAEHALRDITPRERAA is encoded by the coding sequence ATGGCAGCCTCCACGGACGGACGGACCCAGGGCAAGACGGTGAAGTCCCGTCCGCGATGGCTGCGGGCGCTCGGCGCGGACTCTCCGCCCGGGGAGCTCGAGATCGGCGGGCGAGCCCACGCGCTGAGGGAGGTCTTCAAGCACGACTCCTGGGCCGCGACCGCGCTCTACGAGGGCCCGGGCGGCCGGCTCCGGATCGTCAAGCTGCACCGGCGGGCGCCGCTCGTGTTCCTCCCGATGCGCTGGGTCGGGCGCTGGACGGCGCGGAATGAGATCAGGCTCCTGGAAAGGCTCGGCGAGTTGGACGGGATCCCCGCCCTGGCCGGAGCGGTCACTCACGGGGGCGGCCCTCCGCTGGACAACGCGGTCGCCCGGGAGTTCCTCGAGGGGCACCCGCTCGGGGCCCGGGAGGCGGTCCCGGACGCGTTCTTCCCCCGCCTGCGGGCGCTCCTGGACGAGATGCACGCCCGGCGGGCGGTTTACGTGGACCTGCACAAGCGCGAGAACATCATCGTCGGCGAGGCTTCGCAGCCCTGCCTGATCGATTTCCAGATCAGCCTCCTCTGGCCGTCCTGGATGCCCAAGGGGGCGCTCTTCCGCATCTTCGCGGGCAGCGACGACTACCACCTGATGAAGCACTGGAGCCGTTGCCGCCCGGACCAGTGCGGGATCGATCCGGAGGACTTCCGGAGCCGGATCCCCTGGTGGATCCGCGCCCACCGCTTCGTCGCGCGGCCCGTCCGCGAGCTGCGCCGGCGGATCCTGGTCCGCGTGGGCGTCCGCTCGGGCAAGGGGCGGGTGGAGACGGAAGCCTTCGCAGAACACGCGCTCCGTGATATAACGCCCCGCGAACGGGCCGCCTGA